A part of Eubacterium sp. AB3007 genomic DNA contains:
- a CDS encoding D-2-hydroxyacid dehydrogenase: MKIVILDAYTENPGDLSWAPLEALGEVEIYDRTSVRESPLIAERLAGADIAVTNKTPLSRATIEKCPDLKAIAVLATGYNIIDCACAAERGIPVMNVPAYGTQIVAQYAVGMLLEICSHFAHHDQAVKEGRWTNNIEWCFWDYPMIELAGKTAGIVGFGRIGRTTGKIVKAMGMRVLACDKAQSEEGRAIGEYVDLDRLLAESDVIFLHCPLFPDTKEMINRETIARMKDGVILINNSRGALVVEEDLAEALNSGKVYAAGLDVTAVEPIPEDNPLLGAKNCLITPHISWAAKEARQRILDTTVENVQSFLAGKPVNVVNG; this comes from the coding sequence ATGAAGATCGTGATTCTTGACGCGTATACAGAAAATCCCGGGGACCTGTCCTGGGCGCCTTTGGAAGCCTTGGGAGAGGTGGAAATCTACGACAGGACCTCGGTCCGGGAGTCCCCGTTGATCGCAGAACGCCTGGCGGGGGCGGATATTGCGGTGACCAACAAGACACCGCTGTCCCGAGCTACCATCGAGAAATGTCCGGACCTGAAGGCCATCGCCGTATTGGCCACCGGCTACAACATCATCGACTGCGCCTGCGCCGCTGAGCGAGGGATCCCCGTGATGAACGTGCCTGCCTATGGGACACAGATCGTAGCGCAGTACGCGGTGGGCATGCTGCTGGAGATCTGCTCTCATTTCGCACATCATGATCAGGCGGTGAAGGAAGGACGCTGGACCAACAACATTGAGTGGTGTTTCTGGGATTATCCCATGATCGAACTGGCAGGCAAGACCGCAGGCATCGTCGGATTCGGCAGGATCGGCCGAACTACCGGCAAGATCGTGAAGGCCATGGGGATGCGGGTCCTCGCCTGCGACAAAGCTCAGTCGGAAGAGGGGCGAGCGATTGGGGAATATGTGGATCTTGACCGGCTTCTGGCAGAATCAGACGTGATTTTCCTGCACTGCCCACTGTTCCCGGACACGAAGGAGATGATCAACCGGGAGACCATCGCCAGGATGAAAGATGGGGTCATCCTCATCAACAACAGCCGGGGAGCTCTGGTGGTGGAAGAAGATCTGGCAGAGGCGCTGAACAGCGGGAAGGTCTATGCCGCCGGACTGGATGTGACAGCAGTGGAACCCATCCCAGAGGATAACCCGCTGCTGGGGGCGAAGAATTGTCTGATCACGCCGCACATCTCCTGGGCGGCCAAAGAAGCGCGGCAGAGGATTTTGGATACGACCGTGGAGAATGTACAGTCATTCCTGGCGGGAAAGCCGGTGAATGTAGTGAATGGGTGA
- a CDS encoding hydrogenase maturation nickel metallochaperone HypA, whose protein sequence is MHEMSLVTYVLNAVENKASGMGIEKVGEIGLVIGRLAAVPELMERCFQIARYQRPMFQEATLHIEMRDIRLRCRECGTEYSSQDDFGYATCPECGSGASDLLGGKELLLDYFVPAKEQNTGNV, encoded by the coding sequence ATGCATGAAATGTCATTGGTCACTTATGTTCTCAATGCAGTGGAGAATAAGGCATCTGGCATGGGAATCGAGAAGGTGGGGGAGATCGGACTGGTGATCGGCCGTCTGGCGGCGGTGCCGGAACTGATGGAGAGATGCTTTCAGATCGCCAGATACCAACGCCCCATGTTCCAGGAGGCGACCCTGCATATTGAGATGAGAGATATCCGGCTGCGCTGCCGGGAGTGTGGAACCGAATACAGCTCCCAGGATGACTTTGGCTACGCGACCTGCCCGGAGTGTGGCAGCGGGGCATCGGATCTGCTTGGTGGAAAGGAACTTCTGCTGGATTACTTTGTGCCGGCAAAAGAACAGAATACAGGAAATGTCTGA
- a CDS encoding glycerate kinase, translated as MKLVFASDSFKGSLSSERTAQLLTKAAEEIFDETECFSLPVADGGEGTLEAVVSATGGGFVEAWARDPMGNPRRTHYGVTGDGRAIIEMAAASGLTLVPAEQRDPESASSYGTGELIQDALARGYRDVSVAIGGSATNDGGMGCARALGIRFLDERGQELDGIGSDLGRVHSIDMAGLDPRLAGATLTVMCDVTNPLCGPDGATQTFGAQKGASQEALQRLEEGMCHYRDVLLRTFGKDADQMPGAGAAGGLGAALMILLGANMRSGIETVLDLIGFETLLKEADLVITGEGRTDWQSCHGKVMQGIGEYARRRGVPVIGLSGSLGLGADQILAHGITALTTTVNAPMELDEAMERAEELYLDAARNMFRMVKVGMKLGK; from the coding sequence ATGAAATTGGTATTTGCATCAGATTCTTTTAAGGGAAGTCTGTCCAGTGAACGGACGGCGCAGTTGCTCACCAAGGCGGCAGAAGAGATATTCGACGAGACAGAGTGCTTCAGTTTGCCTGTGGCGGACGGCGGAGAAGGGACCCTGGAAGCGGTGGTGAGCGCCACCGGTGGTGGGTTTGTGGAAGCCTGGGCCCGAGATCCCATGGGTAATCCGAGGAGGACGCATTATGGGGTGACGGGAGACGGTCGGGCGATCATCGAGATGGCAGCCGCTTCTGGTCTTACTCTGGTGCCGGCAGAGCAACGTGACCCGGAGTCAGCCAGCAGTTATGGGACCGGCGAATTGATCCAGGATGCTCTGGCGCGAGGATACCGGGATGTTTCTGTGGCCATCGGCGGCAGCGCCACCAATGACGGCGGCATGGGCTGTGCCCGTGCCCTTGGCATTCGATTTCTGGATGAGCGAGGACAGGAATTGGATGGTATCGGAAGCGATCTGGGGAGAGTGCATAGCATCGATATGGCAGGGTTGGATCCTCGGCTGGCTGGCGCTACGCTCACGGTCATGTGCGATGTGACCAATCCTCTCTGTGGCCCGGATGGGGCGACCCAGACCTTTGGAGCACAGAAGGGAGCCTCTCAGGAGGCGCTCCAGCGCCTGGAAGAGGGTATGTGCCACTACCGGGATGTATTGCTGCGAACCTTCGGGAAGGATGCAGACCAGATGCCCGGTGCCGGTGCGGCAGGCGGTCTGGGGGCAGCCCTCATGATCCTTTTGGGGGCCAACATGCGCTCCGGCATCGAGACGGTGTTGGATCTGATCGGGTTTGAGACTCTTCTGAAGGAGGCAGATCTGGTGATCACGGGAGAGGGGCGCACTGACTGGCAGAGTTGCCATGGCAAGGTGATGCAGGGCATCGGAGAGTATGCACGCAGAAGAGGAGTTCCTGTCATCGGTCTTTCCGGATCTCTGGGGCTAGGAGCAGACCAGATCCTGGCACACGGGATCACAGCCCTGACGACTACCGTGAACGCTCCCATGGAGCTTGACGAAGCCATGGAGCGGGCGGAAGAACTCTACCTGGATGCCGCACGGAACATGTTTCGGATGGTGAAGGTGGGAATGAAACTCGGGAAATAG
- a CDS encoding DMT family transporter translates to MLSVRSGCLLMAGLSMARGSSFLMSKSLLDGMGPLNLLGLRFLLAFAVLFLLFLKRTCRDVQRDPGVLAGSFVLGGVYFLCMAAELIGLQYTTSSTCSFLENSAIVIVPVIEAILLRRRPAPVIVISTLITFLGIGFIVLRSGGVVGVGLGEILCMAAALLYAVAIILTDRLSKKHDPMTLGILYVGIMGSMGIVASLCTESPHLPHSGSQWVLLLGLALLCTAFGFTMQPVAQKPISSETAGIIGALNPLTTAILGWLLLGEMLGASGILGAVLIISGILLPNLRVGSKSVCVNDAR, encoded by the coding sequence ATGCTTTCTGTGAGGAGTGGCTGCCTTCTGATGGCGGGTCTGTCGATGGCCAGAGGATCCTCTTTTCTGATGTCCAAATCCCTCCTGGATGGGATGGGGCCTTTGAACCTTCTGGGGCTACGGTTCCTACTGGCGTTCGCGGTACTGTTCCTGCTGTTTCTGAAGCGTACCTGCCGGGATGTTCAAAGGGATCCGGGGGTGTTGGCAGGAAGCTTTGTGCTGGGAGGGGTGTACTTCCTGTGCATGGCCGCAGAGCTGATCGGACTGCAGTACACCACCTCGTCCACCTGTTCTTTTCTGGAAAACAGTGCCATCGTCATCGTGCCGGTGATCGAGGCGATCCTTCTGCGGCGGCGGCCGGCGCCGGTGATCGTCATCAGTACATTGATCACGTTCCTGGGCATCGGGTTTATCGTACTGCGAAGCGGAGGGGTCGTCGGTGTTGGGCTCGGGGAGATTCTCTGCATGGCTGCAGCTCTGCTGTATGCGGTGGCTATCATTCTTACTGACCGGCTGTCGAAAAAGCACGACCCAATGACTCTGGGCATTCTATATGTGGGCATTATGGGGAGCATGGGGATAGTGGCCTCGCTTTGTACAGAGTCTCCCCATCTTCCACATAGCGGTAGCCAGTGGGTGCTTCTGCTGGGATTGGCGCTGCTGTGTACAGCCTTCGGGTTCACCATGCAACCGGTGGCTCAGAAGCCTATATCCTCTGAGACCGCCGGCATCATCGGTGCACTGAATCCGCTGACCACGGCGATCCTGGGATGGTTGTTGCTGGGGGAGATGCTGGGCGCATCCGGCATCCTGGGGGCCGTGCTGATCATCTCTGGGATATTGCTTCCGAATCTGAGGGTAGGGAGTAAATCTGTCTGCGTAAACGATGCTCGTTAA
- a CDS encoding DUF3048 domain-containing protein, with protein sequence MRSKRLKRTTLTLLSAILAAGMLLTACSGSSQEEQKATPKQDTAQEETPRIVNPLTGVEKGFDASALKRRTVAIVVENTPDARPQWGMDDKKYAPDIILEGEVEGGITRTLWFYADYKKIPKKVGPMRSARPPFIRFSELFDSIFIHWGQSHSKGAYIGANTIFRRHKVQHINGMDFSNKCGLYDRDSTRNVSSEHTGIIHGNKVAAAIKEYGHRQKPKQKTVLYFNEKAVPAGDQKASKVSLDYSARSNWETTVWNYDKKDQKYHTSNFDNDLERDNLLVLFDKTEYIEKQDYQGGGGGTVVYCDYKMKKGTGKYISQGKARDIGWKASWRKKELVLFDQALTEDMQKAADATITGLSLGETTTIEAEPVPITLNQGKTWIGWASSNHGGKLKLS encoded by the coding sequence ATGAGATCAAAAAGACTGAAACGCACTACACTTACCCTCCTGTCAGCGATTCTGGCTGCGGGCATGCTGCTTACCGCCTGTTCTGGATCCTCGCAGGAGGAGCAGAAGGCAACACCCAAGCAGGACACCGCCCAGGAGGAGACTCCACGTATCGTCAATCCTCTCACCGGAGTAGAGAAGGGATTCGATGCCAGCGCGCTGAAACGCCGCACAGTTGCCATCGTAGTGGAGAACACTCCGGACGCCCGTCCGCAGTGGGGCATGGATGACAAGAAATACGCCCCGGACATCATCTTGGAGGGAGAAGTCGAGGGTGGCATCACCAGAACGCTCTGGTTCTACGCTGACTACAAGAAGATCCCCAAGAAAGTCGGACCTATGCGAAGCGCCAGACCACCTTTCATCCGGTTCTCTGAGTTATTCGATTCCATCTTCATCCACTGGGGCCAGAGTCACTCCAAGGGCGCCTACATCGGAGCGAACACCATCTTCCGCAGACACAAGGTTCAGCACATCAACGGCATGGACTTTTCAAACAAGTGTGGATTATACGATAGAGACAGCACCAGAAACGTGTCCAGCGAGCACACCGGTATCATCCACGGCAACAAGGTCGCGGCTGCCATCAAGGAATACGGCCACAGACAAAAACCCAAGCAGAAGACCGTGCTCTACTTCAACGAGAAGGCTGTGCCCGCCGGTGACCAGAAGGCCTCCAAAGTCTCTCTGGACTATTCCGCCCGGAGCAACTGGGAGACCACCGTCTGGAATTATGACAAGAAAGATCAGAAATACCACACAAGCAACTTTGATAATGATCTGGAAAGAGACAATCTTCTGGTCCTCTTCGATAAGACGGAATACATCGAGAAACAGGACTATCAGGGCGGTGGCGGCGGCACCGTGGTCTACTGCGACTACAAGATGAAGAAAGGCACCGGAAAGTACATCAGCCAGGGCAAGGCCAGAGACATCGGCTGGAAAGCCTCCTGGCGCAAGAAAGAACTGGTCCTCTTCGACCAGGCCCTCACCGAGGATATGCAGAAGGCCGCCGATGCGACCATCACAGGCCTGAGCCTTGGGGAGACCACCACGATTGAGGCGGAACCTGTTCCCATCACACTGAATCAGGGCAAGACCTGGATTGGATGGGCATCCAGCAACCATGGCGGCAAGCTGAAGCTCAGTTGA
- a CDS encoding ATP-binding protein, with translation MDDLFAIFQRLDENVKHYENAKTGKQDPYREVLDNLQAPYGPMRNYDGFLAVLKRSISKEAARAWFAYPDFVIDTKGESLSEASRKMDPSFAGKARDLTGELVSSDLLVDLGNDRYVRNYLFGIIFDAILWPEKTPFGQVGLDWWEAQCSGDSGKLRATTTEYRIQPHQGTLDGNQIHGKIPMNLEIPDQREILPMDELDKILEAQETIAVIPCMCRLAKDRQGTRECDHPIQDTCFVFNEAAVPTIEMGYGRQISVDEAKSLVRQYRDRGLVQEISNAAHPLAMCNCCECCCLCLLSMKRYETNMAVPSRWQADGGHVENCIGCGKCAQVCFMDAISFDMGIPQVKGSLCAGCGLCAANCPKGVLKMIKRAGAQTEYGREKPERIYL, from the coding sequence ATGGATGATCTGTTTGCAATTTTTCAGAGACTGGATGAGAACGTAAAGCATTATGAGAATGCTAAAACAGGGAAGCAGGATCCTTACCGGGAGGTGTTGGACAACCTGCAGGCTCCCTATGGCCCCATGCGTAACTACGATGGTTTCCTGGCAGTGCTGAAGAGGTCGATCTCCAAGGAGGCTGCAAGAGCGTGGTTTGCCTACCCTGATTTTGTCATCGATACCAAGGGGGAGTCGCTGTCTGAGGCGAGTCGAAAGATGGATCCCTCGTTTGCAGGCAAGGCCAGAGATCTGACCGGGGAACTGGTCAGCAGCGACCTGTTGGTGGATCTGGGGAATGACCGATATGTGCGGAACTATCTGTTCGGTATCATCTTCGATGCGATCCTCTGGCCGGAGAAGACGCCCTTCGGTCAGGTCGGACTGGACTGGTGGGAGGCCCAGTGCAGTGGGGATTCAGGGAAACTGAGAGCGACTACGACGGAGTACAGGATTCAGCCCCATCAGGGGACGCTGGATGGAAACCAGATCCACGGGAAGATTCCCATGAACCTGGAGATCCCGGATCAGCGGGAAATCCTGCCCATGGATGAGCTGGACAAGATCCTGGAAGCGCAGGAGACCATTGCGGTGATCCCATGTATGTGCAGGCTGGCCAAGGATAGGCAGGGTACCAGAGAGTGTGACCACCCGATCCAGGATACTTGCTTTGTGTTCAACGAGGCGGCGGTGCCTACCATCGAGATGGGATACGGCAGGCAGATCTCGGTAGACGAGGCCAAGTCACTGGTACGGCAGTACCGTGACCGGGGATTGGTGCAGGAGATCAGCAATGCTGCCCACCCGCTGGCTATGTGCAACTGCTGCGAGTGCTGCTGCCTGTGTCTGCTATCCATGAAACGATATGAGACCAACATGGCAGTACCTTCCCGTTGGCAGGCAGATGGCGGGCACGTGGAGAACTGCATCGGGTGTGGGAAATGCGCCCAGGTATGTTTCATGGATGCCATCTCCTTTGATATGGGGATTCCACAGGTCAAGGGGTCGCTATGTGCGGGATGTGGACTTTGCGCTGCGAACTGTCCAAAGGGAGTACTTAAGATGATAAAGCGGGCAGGCGCCCAGACCGAGTATGGTCGGGAGAAACCTGAGAGAATCTATCTGTAA
- a CDS encoding LysR family transcriptional regulator — MDTERCKGLLCVIEEGSLTAAAARLGYTTSGMSRMVATMEEETGCPLLVRSRSGVSPTEECQMLLPVMRQIVDAADRYTQLAGELVGLERGTIRIGTSYYAYYDWFARLIAEFSRAYPGIRVEIREGTSSELLQEMEAHRLELCIISKRDGQYDWLPLVRDQLLACLPEHHPLSDSPSFPVIRFGEEDFVELYPGKDSDNSRMLHRCKVRPNIRYSTSDNYAAYAMVAAGLGVTCTNAIIGEAFRAGVRYLPLEPPQYIEIGMATPPREGMSPAACRFAEFAQERFPDGVRLSKQKGGDKTGKS; from the coding sequence ATGGATACAGAACGTTGCAAAGGATTGCTTTGTGTAATCGAGGAAGGCAGCCTGACCGCAGCTGCCGCAAGATTGGGATACACCACCTCCGGAATGAGCCGCATGGTGGCAACAATGGAAGAAGAGACGGGATGCCCTTTGCTGGTACGCAGCCGCAGTGGGGTATCGCCTACTGAGGAGTGCCAGATGCTCCTGCCCGTAATGCGACAGATCGTGGATGCTGCAGACCGCTACACACAGCTTGCCGGAGAACTTGTCGGCCTTGAAAGAGGAACGATCCGCATCGGCACGTCCTACTACGCCTACTATGACTGGTTTGCCAGGCTCATCGCGGAGTTCAGCCGGGCGTATCCCGGGATCCGGGTGGAGATTCGGGAAGGAACCAGCAGCGAACTGCTCCAGGAAATGGAGGCACATAGGCTGGAACTCTGCATCATAAGCAAGCGGGACGGACAGTACGATTGGCTCCCCTTGGTTCGCGATCAGCTTCTGGCTTGCCTGCCGGAGCATCACCCTCTGTCGGATTCGCCATCATTTCCCGTGATCCGCTTCGGGGAGGAGGATTTTGTCGAACTCTATCCAGGTAAGGACTCGGACAACTCCAGGATGCTCCACCGCTGCAAGGTCCGCCCCAACATACGCTATTCCACCTCAGACAACTACGCCGCCTACGCCATGGTGGCGGCCGGTCTTGGGGTCACCTGTACCAATGCCATCATTGGAGAAGCCTTTCGGGCCGGCGTTCGCTACCTCCCGCTGGAACCCCCTCAGTATATCGAGATTGGAATGGCAACACCGCCCCGTGAAGGTATGTCCCCCGCGGCCTGTCGGTTTGCAGAATTCGCCCAGGAACGTTTTCCGGATGGTGTACGCCTATCAAAACAGAAAGGTGGTGACAAAACCGGAAAATCGTAG
- the metF gene encoding methylenetetrahydrofolate reductase [NAD(P)H] yields the protein MKISDLYKQKKPVFSLEVFPPKRKSNIESLYKAVEALSSMHPDFISVTYGAGGNLADDTTCEIAANIKSRYGIETLAHLTCINSTRKDVKAMIGRLRDANIENVMALRGDIVPGETIQREFEHANELAIEIQRKCNDQLEIIGACYPEGHYESLNLESDIQNLKYKIGAGVQVLISQLFFDNNAFYNFIGRARSMGINVPISAGIMPIVRSSQIEKTVQLSGASLPHEFTAMIGRYEHDPEGLYEAGIDYAIRQTRDLITSGVDGIHLYIMNDPTVGLRVWEGCRDLLG from the coding sequence TTGAAAATATCAGATTTATATAAACAGAAGAAACCTGTTTTTTCTCTGGAGGTGTTCCCCCCGAAGAGGAAGTCTAACATAGAGTCTCTATACAAGGCCGTGGAGGCTTTGTCTTCTATGCATCCGGACTTCATCAGCGTGACCTATGGTGCGGGAGGGAATCTGGCTGATGATACCACCTGTGAGATCGCAGCCAACATCAAGAGCCGCTATGGGATCGAGACCTTGGCCCATCTGACCTGCATCAACTCCACTCGTAAGGACGTGAAGGCTATGATTGGCCGTCTGCGGGACGCTAACATTGAGAACGTGATGGCGCTGCGGGGAGATATCGTCCCGGGGGAGACGATCCAACGGGAGTTCGAACATGCCAACGAGCTGGCTATCGAGATCCAGCGCAAGTGCAACGACCAGCTGGAGATCATCGGGGCATGCTATCCGGAGGGCCACTATGAGAGCCTGAACCTGGAAAGTGACATTCAGAACCTGAAATACAAGATCGGCGCCGGCGTTCAGGTACTGATCAGCCAGCTGTTCTTTGATAACAATGCCTTCTATAATTTCATCGGGAGGGCCCGGAGCATGGGGATCAACGTGCCCATCTCCGCCGGGATCATGCCCATCGTTCGCTCCAGTCAGATCGAGAAGACCGTGCAGCTTTCCGGCGCCAGTCTTCCCCATGAGTTCACGGCTATGATCGGACGATATGAGCACGACCCCGAGGGGCTCTACGAAGCGGGGATCGACTATGCCATCCGCCAGACGCGAGATCTGATCACCAGTGGCGTAGACGGTATCCATCTCTATATCATGAACGATCCCACAGTTGGCCTGCGGGTCTGGGAGGGCTGCCGGGATCTGCTCGGATGA
- a CDS encoding cation diffusion facilitator family transporter produces MKEFIWKTFVKDHENYTEPAVRDRYTRLTGTMGILVNSVLCVAKIVLGIGIHSIAVVADGAHDMADSLAACITLIGARLARKPADSDHPFGHARIEYLTCLVVSAIILVVGVELLKTSVGKVLHPVDTEFSWAMVGFMVVAILLKGSSALFTIATGKHINSLPVIAAGTDNRNDVITSIIILCGMLLHHYTGLELDGYMGCLVSLFILWSGISLIREGVDPLLGTKPDQATIDKLEEIVLSHEGVFGIHDVILYNYGPGNTYAAFDAEVDGRASAMEIHEVIDHIEHELMEEMNIHVTCHMDPVIPDDPARIRLMAMLTDALRPFDAVEGIHDLHVQRTGEQSELHVDVVITPGASYAPEEITSAVNQALAEAGEEGKAVLFFDQAYTVTEHKEDENEDRDS; encoded by the coding sequence ATGAAGGAATTTATCTGGAAAACATTTGTCAAGGATCATGAGAACTACACCGAACCTGCAGTACGGGACCGGTATACTCGGCTGACAGGCACCATGGGGATCCTGGTGAACAGCGTGCTTTGTGTGGCCAAGATTGTCCTGGGAATCGGCATCCACTCCATCGCAGTGGTAGCGGATGGTGCCCATGACATGGCAGATTCTCTGGCAGCCTGCATCACACTGATCGGAGCCAGACTGGCCCGGAAGCCTGCGGACAGCGATCATCCCTTTGGTCATGCGCGTATCGAGTATCTGACCTGTCTGGTGGTGTCTGCCATCATCCTGGTGGTCGGCGTGGAACTTCTGAAAACCTCTGTCGGGAAGGTGCTCCACCCGGTAGATACCGAGTTTTCCTGGGCAATGGTCGGTTTTATGGTGGTGGCGATCCTGCTGAAGGGGAGCAGTGCTTTGTTCACCATCGCCACAGGAAAGCACATCAATTCTCTCCCCGTGATTGCGGCGGGGACCGACAACCGTAACGACGTAATCACCAGCATCATCATTCTCTGTGGTATGCTGCTGCACCATTACACAGGTTTGGAACTGGACGGGTATATGGGGTGCCTGGTGTCGCTGTTCATCCTCTGGTCCGGGATCTCGTTGATTCGGGAGGGGGTGGACCCGCTTCTGGGCACAAAGCCTGACCAGGCGACTATCGACAAACTGGAGGAGATCGTTCTCTCCCACGAGGGTGTGTTCGGGATCCATGACGTGATCCTGTACAATTACGGGCCGGGGAACACCTATGCGGCCTTTGACGCCGAGGTGGATGGCCGGGCCAGCGCCATGGAGATCCACGAGGTGATCGACCATATCGAGCACGAGCTTATGGAGGAGATGAATATCCATGTGACTTGTCACATGGATCCGGTGATTCCGGATGATCCGGCCCGGATCCGGCTCATGGCGATGCTCACGGATGCGCTTCGCCCGTTTGACGCCGTGGAGGGGATCCATGACCTGCATGTGCAGCGGACCGGAGAGCAGTCAGAATTGCACGTGGATGTGGTGATCACTCCCGGTGCTTCGTATGCCCCAGAGGAGATCACATCTGCTGTGAACCAGGCCCTCGCCGAAGCCGGAGAGGAGGGCAAGGCGGTACTTTTCTTTGATCAGGCCTATACGGTTACAGAGCATAAGGAGGATGAGAATGAAGATCGTGATTCTTGA
- a CDS encoding 4Fe-4S dicluster domain-containing protein, which yields MINRFEQGPFPGKCTVHGSAYWPDTTLGGQIGGKPPYKGADIVCTAPAVYGKVLDLLLAPYCDAPNQGEILQGLAQVLTEDEAEVWMAFPDYSHLPEDPAPETVKRVAERVRPELAANMQSLVSSLIEKEFLIPMGEREGEPVYMRTYLLYLVSSYAGREGSPLYEAVFHWFYNIIRGNSEDMRKIPKSGNVMIAMPNEVALTGDDRYGKVPMNIEIPDDRMVIDFDRTSEIINNAWCYALAECVCRASTEHEHDRACDHSMQTCVLFDKTAEVSIRMGWAEPKTKEEIEEVIKACRDEGLVQMTYNAEHPTSICNCCKCCCVFLNSLKRGETTIAGPSRFVPARLDGCRSCGQCASICPMEAIRISDEGACIDTMRCIGCGLCVTKCNFGALKLETRIPGDTSSNRACDYQKRDHI from the coding sequence ATGATAAACAGATTTGAACAGGGGCCATTCCCAGGGAAGTGCACGGTGCATGGAAGTGCTTACTGGCCAGATACCACACTGGGGGGCCAGATTGGCGGAAAACCACCCTATAAAGGAGCAGATATCGTATGTACCGCACCTGCGGTATACGGCAAGGTGCTGGATCTATTGCTGGCGCCTTACTGTGATGCTCCGAATCAAGGAGAGATCCTGCAAGGACTGGCACAGGTCCTGACGGAGGACGAGGCGGAAGTCTGGATGGCTTTTCCGGATTACTCCCACCTTCCAGAAGATCCTGCACCGGAAACAGTGAAACGGGTGGCAGAACGTGTACGGCCGGAGCTTGCGGCGAACATGCAATCCCTCGTTTCCTCGCTGATAGAGAAGGAATTCCTCATCCCCATGGGGGAGAGAGAGGGGGAACCTGTGTACATGCGCACATACCTTCTGTATCTGGTCAGTTCTTATGCCGGAAGAGAAGGATCCCCTCTGTACGAAGCAGTGTTCCACTGGTTTTACAACATCATCCGTGGTAACAGCGAGGATATGCGGAAGATCCCGAAATCCGGGAACGTAATGATCGCCATGCCTAATGAGGTGGCACTCACAGGAGATGACAGGTATGGGAAAGTGCCTATGAACATTGAGATACCAGATGACCGAATGGTTATCGACTTCGACCGGACCTCGGAGATCATCAATAACGCCTGGTGCTATGCGTTGGCGGAGTGTGTGTGCAGGGCCAGCACAGAGCACGAGCATGACCGGGCATGCGACCATTCTATGCAGACTTGCGTGCTGTTTGACAAAACCGCCGAGGTAAGTATACGCATGGGTTGGGCAGAGCCCAAGACAAAGGAAGAGATAGAGGAGGTCATCAAAGCCTGTCGGGACGAAGGTCTGGTACAGATGACCTATAACGCAGAGCATCCCACTTCCATCTGCAATTGCTGCAAGTGCTGCTGTGTCTTCCTTAATTCACTGAAGAGGGGGGAGACCACCATCGCAGGTCCTTCCCGTTTTGTCCCGGCACGGCTGGATGGATGTCGATCCTGTGGGCAGTGTGCGTCTATCTGCCCCATGGAGGCCATTCGGATTTCGGACGAGGGCGCTTGTATTGACACCATGCGGTGCATCGGTTGCGGGCTCTGCGTGACCAAGTGCAATTTCGGGGCGTTGAAACTGGAAACAAGGATCCCTGGAGATACTTCCTCGAACCGCGCCTGTGATTACCAGAAGCGCGATCACATATAG
- a CDS encoding vitamin B12 dependent-methionine synthase activation domain-containing protein, which yields MNGKIEARLSALNRGEILHYLGYSGQKIDSTLSAQIDRCAALVTKAAVPRLVWVRLPMEHKTVFDWESRDLESLLDDCREHILLAATIGAGVDQLIHRYEISNMADAVIMDACASAAIENVCDHAEHHLREMLRKEGLYLTDRFSPGYGDLPMSAQRGICKRLDTGRKIGVMLSGSGLMIPRKSVTAIMGIAQRPVQRRTRGCDICSLGADCPYRRAGTRCSAAR from the coding sequence ATGAACGGTAAGATAGAGGCCCGCCTGAGTGCCCTGAATCGAGGCGAGATCCTGCACTATCTGGGCTACAGCGGGCAGAAAATCGATTCGACATTGTCAGCGCAGATCGACCGGTGCGCAGCTCTGGTGACAAAAGCGGCGGTTCCGCGGCTTGTGTGGGTTCGTCTTCCTATGGAGCACAAAACCGTGTTCGACTGGGAAAGCAGGGATCTGGAAAGCCTTCTGGACGACTGCCGGGAGCATATCTTGCTGGCTGCTACCATCGGAGCAGGGGTGGATCAACTGATCCATCGCTACGAGATCAGTAATATGGCAGATGCCGTGATCATGGATGCCTGCGCCAGTGCAGCGATAGAGAATGTATGCGACCATGCGGAGCACCATTTGAGAGAGATGCTCCGGAAGGAAGGGCTGTATCTGACGGACCGGTTTTCTCCGGGGTATGGAGATCTGCCGATGAGTGCGCAGCGCGGGATATGCAAGAGACTGGATACGGGACGCAAGATCGGGGTGATGCTCTCAGGAAGCGGACTGATGATCCCAAGGAAGTCGGTGACAGCGATCATGGGAATCGCACAGAGGCCGGTGCAGCGAAGGACCAGAGGTTGCGATATATGTAGTCTTGGCGCAGACTGTCCATACAGACGAGCGGGTACACGGTGTAGCGCAGCCCGGTAA